A stretch of the Theileria equi strain WA chromosome 1, complete sequence genome encodes the following:
- a CDS encoding hypothetical protein (encoded by transcript BEWA_027560A): MRILNLLYVLVTIKLGSCGYDKRFHPETEEISDIIPIGGINDEDQIEDTDNESTDYSEEEMSSAGESDDLVVLDFGITIDLQNPNLGQVIVENRGNINGFCKFYSFGNNFVSKVTYGNEVIWSSDEVQCRHVELYTRENRLLVSIWVNDYSPLDCGYFEKTAYGEWRSIHFTEFDTTLRDMMNETPKSINQPVAGDNGKVM, encoded by the coding sequence ATGAGGATCCTCAATCTCCTTTACGTGCTTGTCACAATCAAACTTGGCTCCTGCGGCTACGATAAAAGGTTTCACCCAGAAACCGAAGAGATTTCCGATATTATTCCAATAGGAGGtataaatgatgaagatcAGATTGAGGATACCGATAATGAATCCACAGATTAtagtgaagaagaaatgagCAGTGCTGGCGAAAGTGATGATTTGGTTGTACTAGATTTTGGTATAACGATAGACCTTcaaaatccaaatttaGGCCAAGTAATCGTAGAAAATAGAGGAAATATCAATGGATTCTGCAAGTTTTACAGCTTTGGAAATAATTTTGTCAGTAAAGTCACATACGGCAATGAAGTTATTTGGAGTTCGGACGAAGTCCAATGCAGGCATGTAGAGCTCTACACAAGAGAAAACAGACTATTAGTGAGTATTTGGGTGAACGATTACAGTCCTTTAGACTGTGGttattttgaaaagactgCCTATGGTGAATGGAGATCAATCCACTTCACCGAGTTTGACACGACCCTGCGTGATATGATGAATGAAACTCCGAAAAGTATAAATCAACCAGTCGCAGGCGATAATGGAAAAGTCATGTAG
- a CDS encoding 60S ribosomal protein L18, putative (encoded by transcript BEWA_027570A), whose protein sequence is MGIDLKKAGRVKKPGRKALVSKNPYLRLLVKLYKFLSRRTDSSFNKVVLNRLISPRRFKVPISLSKLSKHMTKRPDSTAVVIGTITDDKRLLKVPKLSVCALHVTESAHKRILEAGGEVLTFDQLVARSPTGAKCTLIRGATKSREAQKHFRSGNDHIKPYVRSKGRKFEKARGRRHSRGFKA, encoded by the exons ATG GGTATTGATTTGAAAAAGGCCGGAAGAGTAAAAAAGCCTGGTCGCAAGGCCTTGGTGAGCAAGAACCCATACTTGCGTCTCTTGGTGAAGCTCTACAAGTTTCTCTCCAGGAGAACAGACAGTTCATTCAACAAGGTTGTACTAAATAGGTTAATATCCCCAAGGAGATTCAAGGTACCAATCTCACTCTCCAAGCTCTCCAAGCACATGACCAAGAGACCAGACAGCACCGCCGTCGTCATTGGTACCATCACAG ATGATAAGAGATTGTTAAAAGTACCAAAACTATCGGTATGTGCATTGCACGTGACAGAGTCCGCCCACAAGCGCATTTTGGAGGCTGGTGGTGAGGTCTTGACCTTTGACCAGCTCGTTGCCAGGAGCCCTACCGGGGCAAAGTGCACACTAATCAGAGGTGCCACAAAGTCCAGAGAGGCTCAGAAGCACTTTAGAAGTGGAAACGACCACATCAAACCATACGTTAGGTCAAAGGGCAGAAAGTTTGAAAAGGCTAGAGGCAGAAGGCACTCTAGAGGCTTTAAGGCCTAG
- a CDS encoding hypothetical protein (encoded by transcript BEWA_027580A): protein MLKNNAHGGEVHPRVPSEREQGQLNVLEGEISRLIKAEISKLTQIYLGSNALVLEINRVLADTDEGAILAKVQEAKQLLEQNERGLEALRRDYRTTETRVQELKRFVETISARPNNEERNPQESMENELTSFLRSPNTPFSKERIIKASEILRRELREVSAIASRNEANADTKMELVKEMFEESTLIILGIKKSQETKLAHDAHQGLTRNKEIVEALVNGTTGLVGVVGREVTKSQGEIDRCVLALGEFQDKDIVEGNPRDLCTEIFRGVVLSLDDSKQITTELVLKSSKIERYFVNSKILLNIVRRHAKPSKRGKGARKDDENDGPSGSGSSTWKRFRKSTGLSVRRLRSIF, encoded by the coding sequence ATGCTCAAGAATAACGCGCATGGAGGTGAAGTACACCCTAGAGTACCCTCAGAAAGGGAACAAGGGCAGCTGAATGTCCTGGAAGGGGAGATTTCCAGATTAATAAAGGCTGAAATTTCCAAACTCACCCAGATTTACCTTGGCTCAAATGCGCTTGTCTTGGAAATCAATAGAGTATTGGCTGACACAGATGAGGGTGCCATTCTAGCCAAGGTACAAGAGGCAAAGCAACTGCTTGAACAAAATGAAAGGGGACTAGAAGCACTCAGAAGAGACTATCGCACTACAGAAACAAGAGTTCAAGAACTAAAGAGATTCGTCGAGACAATCAGTGCCAGGCCTAACAATGAGGAGCGTAATCCTCAGGAATCTATGGAAAACGAACTCACCAGCTTTCTACGTTCACCAAATACCCCCTTTTCCAAAGAACGAATAATCAAGGCTTCAGAAATTCTAAGGAGAGAACTGAGGGAGGTTTCAGCTATAGCCAGTAGGAATGAAGCAAATGCAGATACAAAGATGGAATTAGTCAAGGAGATGTTCGAGGAGTCCACTCTTATTATTCTTGGCATTAAAAAGTCTCAGGAAACTAAATTGGCGCATGATGCACACCAAGGACTGACTAGAAACAAGGAAATAGTGGAGGCTCTTGTCAATGGTACAACTGGACTTGTGGGTGTTGTAGGAAGAGAAGTAACTAAATCACAAGGTGAAATTGACAGGTGTGTATTGGCGCTAGGGGAATTTCAAGACAAGGACATCGTTGAAGGAAACCCACGTGATTTATGCACAGAGATCTTTAGAGGTGTTGTATTGTCCTTGGATGACAGCAAACAGATTACAACCGAGTTGGTGTTAAAGTCATCCAAGATTGAAagatattttgtaaattccaaaattttacTTAATATTGTAAGGAGACACGCTAAACCTTCCAAACGTGGCAAAGGTGCTCGCAAAGATGACGAAAATGACGGTCCATCAGGTTCTGGCAGTAGCACTTGGAAGCGATTCAGGAAATCTACTGGACTCTCCGTGAGAAGATTGCGGTCAATATTTTAA
- a CDS encoding 60S ribosomal protein L18a, putative (encoded by transcript BEWA_027590A), with product MTKRGDSSKFRPSLQQALHEYHIVGRAAPTKKNPKPLAYRMSIFAKNSVLAKSRFWYFMKRLNKAKRSGGEILAVNELKEPKKGTVKNFGVLLRYDSRTGTHNMYKEYRDTTKCGAVSQMYGDMAGGHRARASCIQIIRVKEIADSECKKPKVTQFHDSKLKFPITKPTSHVNRADKKLFVTKRPSVSL from the coding sequence ATGACAAAGAGAGGCGATAGTTCGAAGTTCAGGCCATCTCTTCAGCAGGCCTTGCACGAGTACCACATTGTTGGTCGTGCTGCTCCTACAAAGAAGAACCCGAAGCCTTTGGCATACAGAATGTCCATTTTCGCCAAGAATAGTGTCTTGGCCAAGTCTCGTTTCTGGTACTTTATGAAGAGACTCAACAAGGCAAAGAGATCTGGTGGTGAGATCCTTGCCGTTAATGAGCTCAAGGAGCCAAAGAAGGGCACTGTCAAGAACTTTGGTGTCTTGTTGAGATATGACAGCAGGACCGGCACACATAACATGTACAAGGAGTATAGAGACACCACTAAATGCGGCGCTGTCTCACAAATGTACGGAGATATGGCTGGTGGTCACAGGGCTCGTGCCAGCTGCATCCAGATTATCAGAGTCAAGGAAATTGCAGATTCTGAATGCAAGAAGCCAAAGGTCACTCAGTTCCATGATTCCAAGCTCAAGTTCCCAATTACAAAGCCAACCTCTCATGTTAATCGTGCAGATAAGAAGCTCTTTGTAACAAAGAGACCATCAGTCTCCCTTTAA